One Amaranthus tricolor cultivar Red isolate AtriRed21 chromosome 1, ASM2621246v1, whole genome shotgun sequence DNA window includes the following coding sequences:
- the LOC130806924 gene encoding uncharacterized protein LOC130806924, whose protein sequence is MICSRLKLFLGHIISPSQGAFVEGRNIMHNILLCQDIVKQHGRKHYPPSILLKIDLRKAYDTLEWDFIKDMLISLNFPSHIINIVMTCISTAQFSFILNGSPMPLFKSKRGIRQGDPMSPLIFVICMEYLSRLLKVARDHVNFRFHPRCNRFKLNHLCFADDLMIFFRGDFASVRILLDKLEFFAKSSGLVANSSKSDMYLAGVSLASKRIFAVECEHLVVRMTSKIRSWQVRNLSYAARLQLVSTVLMNITNFWCQILVLPKKMLKQVNAICRAYLWHRKADSNAPENMNWARVCTPKMLGGLGIRNLKVWNLVTVGKHVWHISSISDSMWVRWVKDRLGQWVHNAYYTIKEVYLELLGARQPVDWAGFVWNRSSIPKARFMLWLAVNERLKSTDKLAALGLISTDICPLCGLLVIPLLSLHLGSRSVLQLRGRLLLLHYAVLRMRSGVLGMIRSRISKCLCYLLLSASEVLFSFMHMKSESWETLPIRGVSLSC, encoded by the exons TTGTTGAAGATTGACTTGAGGAAGGCATATGATACTTTGGAGTGGGATTTTATTAAAGATATGCTAATCTCTCTTAATTTTCCTTCCCACATCATTAATATTGTTATGACTTGTATTAGCACAGCCCAATTCTCTTTTATTCTAAATGGAAGCCCCATGCCTTTGTTTAAATCAAAGAGAGGAATTAGACAAGGAGATCCAATGTCCCCTTTGATTTTTGTGATTTGTATGGAGTATCTTTCTAGATTACTTAAGGTTGCTAGGGATCATGTGAACTTCAGATTTCACCCAAGGTGCAATAGATTCAAACTGAACCATCTGTGCTTTGCGGAtgatttaatgatattttttcggGGTGACTTTGCTTCTGTTAgaattcttttagataaattagAGTTTTTTGCGAAGTCCTCTGGTTTGGTTGCCAACTCTTCAAAATCTGATATGTATCTTGCAG GGGTTTCGCTTGCTTCCAAACGTATTTTTGCAGTTGAGTGTGAACATCTTGTTGTGAGAATGACTTCTAAGATTAGATCTTGGCAAGTCCGGAATCTCTCTTATGCAGCTAGACTACAACTTGTTTCTACTGTTTTAATGAATATTACAAACTTTTGGTGTCAAATCCTTGTGTTGCCTAAGAAGATGCTAAAGCAGGTGAATGCAATCTGTAGAGCATATCTATGGCATCGGAAAGCTGATTCTAATGCCCCTGAAAATATGAATTGGGCTAGGGTCTGTACTCCAAAGATGTTGGGTGGTCTGGGTATTCGTAATCTGAAAGTGTGGAATCTGGTTACAGTGGGTAAACATGTATGGCATATATCTTCTATAAGTGATTCCATGTGGGTCAGATGG GTTAAAGATAGGCTGGGTCAATGGGTGCATAATGCATATTACACTATCAAAGAAGTCTATCTTGAGCTTTTAGGGGCTAGGCAGCCAGTCGACTGGGCGGGTTTTGTATGGAATAGAAGTTCCATTCCCAAAGCTCGATTCATGTTATGGCTAGCTGTGAATGAGAGATTGAAGTCTACAGACAAGTTGGCTGCATTAGGGCTCATCTCTACTGACATTTGTCCATTATGTG GATTGTTAGTGATTCCCTTGCTGAGTTTGCATCTCGGAAGTAGAAGTGTGCTACAGCTAAGAGGAAGATTGCTACTATTGCACTATGCAGTTTTACGTATGAGATCTGGTGTGCTCGGAATGATTCGGTCTAGAATTTCAAAATGCCTATG TTATTTACTTTTGTCTGCTTCTGAAGTTCTGTTTTCCTttatgcacatgaagagtgaaagTTGGGAAACCCTTCCTATAAGGGGTGTCTCTCTTTCATGCTGA